The genomic segment AAATCACTTAATCACCAATTATAAGTCCAAGGTATCTAGTAAAACAGAAAGATTCTACAGCTGACATTTCAATAACTCCATGTTTCAAGTGTTCAGTTGATATCAATTTAGGTCTATTACGAATATCTATAGGACCATAACTGAGTGTTTtgattctattatttaatatttctacaaTGAAGAACCTACTTAAAgtcaaaaaccattatttttttaaaatttaattccgATATCATAATTGCATACACCCTCTAGCATATTATCATGCataatatctacattataattttcaatttccctaaaatactttaaatcatttcaaatacatttttctttaataccTGTTTGAGATACATTGTCAATTATAACGTCATTGCCATATTTAAAGGAATCCCTTAAACTAATATCATTTTGCAATAACTgttgtttacatttaaattttgaacttttgCAAAATTGACAAGGATATCTGGTAAAAAAACTTTCTACAAATCCCGTTATGGAGATTGTCCCCTAATATCAaatcattagaaaaaaaaatgtataacttttcaTTATTTACTATTAGGTCTATTCCTATTAGGTCTCTAATGAATTTAGTTCTGATATTAGGTCTTTAAATATCTTCTTATTTCCATactgttttttattgtttgtttcaAATAAAGTGgcaagaaatataatatgatctaaggaAGAAGATAGTTCAGGTGGTAGGCAAGCCAAGGAAATATAAACAGCACCAAGTTGTTGGTTTCCAGCATGTGGACTAAGTGGATTATAATTTCCTAAATCATCAAAGTAAAGaaataaaggaaaaataattttattttcatgaagccttaattttttttcaatagctgGGTTCGTACAAATCTATAAATTACTTCACCATCGTTAGCTGGAAGTtcgttagtatattttaatatacaataaatactttttttcaaacaattaggAATATTCGATTAAatgttcttttttataaaaaaaatgtgctgtGACTTAGGTAATAAACGCAGAAGTTTGTTCTAATTTCGATGATCTAATAGTATGACGAGTATTATCaggtttttgaataattatgttcACAGGTTGAAAAAGATGAGGTATAATTTCTAGTGCAGCAATATCATCGTCAcctacaattattgtaaaataaattaatttccagGTTAAATAGTTGCATGTATTAAAACAAGAACATTCCTGGTCTATGAggtttagttaatttattgattaggtTTACGtcaatataacaaatttttttaatttctaacaatttttttttaacttttatttgaatattttgaatttttttaaataaatttgtttcttttccagaaaattaatgaataaaatatatatcaatataaaacaatggttatatttacataaaagttatcataatatgttaagattatttaaaaggctaaatataaaactaaccaAAATTTGACAAGTGAGTTTGGTGAGACCTATAAATGTTgtcatcatattaatatttctgtCTTTTAACAACCGAAATCCTGATGTTTCTTTCCAAAATTTATGAAGAATATTATCCGGTccaatattatttcgtatagcTATATTAATGAGTCTTCATAATCTCAAGCAcaaataaccaatattatataaaatacctcTTGTAATGACTATTCTTGTTtaagaaaatttataaatttccaaatcgTAGCATGATTTACTGCAAGTGCACTGTTAAACGCATGATTCCAACCTTCAACAGCGTTATTGGTCAGTGGTTGATGTTTAAGTAGTGAATCATAACAGTTCCACATGCAAAAATCAAACCGTGGCGAGCGTCTCCGATTGTTATGATTTTTGTTACGATGGTCGCCTTATCCACGtatcttcaaaataattaactattagggataatagttcttaatttttcaaaaaataagttGAATCTATAAGTTCTTCGAAAATCCGAATAACATTAGTTGTTGGAATAAACGCAAAAGCACTCAACGATCGTATTTGCAGAGAAAACTCTACGTCATCGTCATACATTTGTTGTAAGCCACAAATTTGAACTTTCCGCCATAAACATTGTTGTAAGTGGAAAAAACTACCTTTAATTTCTGTTGTAGAAAATTCATCCTTAAAAGCTGATATGAAGGCCATTTCAAAATCAACCATAATTCGTTGGGGCGTTAAACTGGAAATTACAGATTTTAACGCTCTCAGAACATCAATAAATGAATCTTTAGAACGatctatcattaaaatatatgcaagAGGAtaactttgtttattttttgcacCATGTATAGTGTAAAGTTGTGAAAATGTTGGCACTGAACGAAATGTGCCATCACCAAACCAACTCAGGCATtctattaacatatttaatttttctaaagtggaaaatattaatatacacttttgaattttactatcgtaaaataaaaacatatcacCTTTGTTTGTTACAGAATATTCACCAGAAACCATTAAATCGCCAACATTTACTGGATTAGCTGGATGTTTTTGTTGTTTCATCCTTTATCGTCGAattgttttagatattttttctatgttcGGTAATTGACCAATTATAGATCTGGAGAGTTTCAACTGCATAGCTTATTAAATTTCTGAGAGTTAATACAGATGTTTTTGCTtcttcttttatatttataataatttctttaatttttactttagcAATATCTGGTGCGTGTGAGTAATGAACAGATTCTTTTATTATATcccctaaattaaattaaaaattaaaaaaatccaggcattaatattttataatataataattacctgtTTCTTCTCGAGTGGTTATGTAGCATGAAgtacatttatatgttttatacttaGAACAATGCCAAATGAATTTGTTCACACCTTCTTTATAGAACGTATGAAGATATCCATTATGCAATAATAACTTGTTGCCTTTTTgacttacaataaattgtagAGGCATTTTTAAAGCTAAATCCGTTGTATTTTTGTGAAACTCGAACTAGGTAACTCAATACTAGCTGTTTGTCTATACTGACACACTGTCTTATCGATACAGTCGTTATGTTGATAAAGTCGTTTATCGTGGTTTGTAATCGCACTCGTAATCGCGAAAAATATATCAGATAATACAAATCGGTCAGTGTGACaatgtaatattgtgattaGTTATTATTGCCTATGggattattttctaaatattatgacTAGAAAATGTACTCACTTCGGTAATCACTTTAGacgtcagttttttttttatctatttttaataattgtagttataaaaacattagttttaatataaaatatcataaatattaaaatattttcataggaGATATTTCCATtacttaaagatatttttaacatgaGATATTTTGACTGGAGATATTTTCACCGGTCACTTACTGGTGGTGGATGGTCAGCCAGGACTGAGGCGATCATGTTGACGAAGGGGCGGGCATTCAACCCTCCTCGTCTCAGCATAGGTGACCACCTGATTGCTCTCAACAAAAAACTAAGACACCTGAATGTTATCCTTGATACGCGCCTCTCTTTCGATAAACATGTGGTGACCAAGAACGTGGCTGCATCGGCGGTAGCCCTTTCAAGGATCATGCCCAAGATCAGTGGACCTTGCCAATGGAAGAGTAGACTTCTGGGATCGATGGTAAAGAGCCTACTTCTCTACGGTACGCCGCCCCCGTTTGGTCAACTTCCGTTAGCGCCACAGCGAAAAAACTTAGGACACCGCAGAGGGTAGCCGCTCTGAGGGCCATTAGAGCCTACAGAACGGTATCTGACGAAGCCACCTTCCTCTTAGCATACATGCCCCCCCCAACGGACCTCATGGCTGATGAAAAGTCCAGGACAAAAGACTGGATGTCCGAAGATTTTCCGGGCGATACTCCCCTCTCTAAGACAAGAATCAAGAAAGCGAAGAGGAAAACCATCATCGCAGAGTGGCAAAGGAAGTGGAGCGTATAGTGGAAGTGCAGCTTCCTGGACCCGACGTTTAATCCCGGACATACTGAGATGGGAGAACAGGACGACACCGAGGATCCCTTGGATTTACCacagttgtcattttttacgggccACGAAGTGCACGAAATCAGCTagtattaataaatctttagtAAACTGTATTCAGTTACAGTTACCaaatgagttattaaaataacaatacaggATTATATAGCCATTCCTTATATAGTTGCTGTCTCCATAAATAATGTCTGTTGTAGATAATTAGCAGTTTGGTTGAAACAAAATTACATCTAGATTATTCTAGCAAATAGTTCAGTGACTATATTAATAGAAGGCCTTATAAGCTTATAGTAACAACTACTAGAATAGTTGTTGATATGAATTTACATTGTGTTCCAATGacacctaaatataatatgtaaattttacttttcaatttgTAACTTGTTAGTAGTTATATCACAGtagtaattaaaaactattttgtaaatattacaattatacaagTACCACAGCGTTCCCTCCGTTCTCATACAACCTTCTCAATCCCAAATTCTTCCACAAACTACGGCCGTAACAATCCTATGTATCGTATGATGCGCATAGCTAATGAACAACCATCACTCCTTCTTTAAACTAAccttattgttataatttttatttatttttgtattaaaaatctaattattaatatttaaatgttactatatacttaatatactcTTGTAATGAATTGGGCTCTGCCCgtaatgtttgaaataaataaataaataattaagtaggtcGTAGATAGTAATTGTAggaaatgcataataatataatatgcatttaaatactTCCAatagtaatgaataataaaatcaagGAATATTaatccataataaataatttaaaaaaatcgggtaagtggatgtcgatctgctgtacagtaggttacaattgggtTACTATATAATGAATGATGgatggtattatatttgaattcaatgatataatttcattgtatacgataaacgattctgaggggAGACAGTTTGTtagtgtgaatattttatattatatttatattgttaatgggtaggtacttataaattatatggtaGATACTAGGTAGCCgttaaacttaattaatactataaaatattaacaaaataactaaaatcgttattcttggttattcaatatgtaatttcgtccaaatttgaagttaaagtaagtataaaaaaaaactgtttataaattgtttagtttttttggttacagagttaactacttacgtggaaccttgttttaaattttcaatgctAGTCACTCTTTCTCCTAAGTCTCACGATGTCTCCTAAATcgatatcttaaaattaaaatccctttttattgttttattatgctTGTCACTACATTAacggatatttttaaaatttgaatgaaaaacaAGAAAATCGACATGTGgctaaatcattaaaaaataaaatgataaagttTTAAACAGCTGATATGGCAGTTATATGGAGTGCAATTTTATCGCAGTTTAACAATGTTAGTAAATACCTTTAAAAACCGGGAATAGATCTGTTTACagctgttaatttattaaaaggaTTAAAAACTTATGTTAGTTCATTAAGAgaaaagtttatatattttgaaaacaagaCAAAgaaattatcaacaaaaatccaccggaaaagtaggaaatttGGATGTAGTTGCAATCTGTCCAGCAAGAAcagaaactaaataataatatacttttgtttattgttaagtTGCTAGTAGTCAtgattgaataatgaatataattttagacctgtaGCTATATAGATTAGTAAAAACGGTATTCCCAATACTAATTTTTCGTCACATGAACATCGTAATATCAACGTCTCAATAAAACATTCGTAATTACGTACGCACTTCGAGGAGTCTACAATCCACCGCAATTGGATTGCCTACTAGAAAACATACTACGTGTCTCAcgcataaaaatatacaagcGTGTCTCTCGGGTAATTATACAGAGTGTTTCACGATGAACTGACAATTGCAATAACTTgttttctaatcaatattttttcatttttttgttttgtatatattcAATAGACATTTgcactatacgtataatataaacttttttattttatttttttgtacagaaaataaaaaaaataaaaatagccaatttataaacatattgaacaaaattaatttcacgTTCACAGTATTTAATTTGAGTAATCTGTTAGCGACTTATGTACGTTAAAGTATTCGTTCAATTTACTGCTACTGGGCAATTTATCAAACCCAATACTAATAACCAGAAGTCAAAAGAACCGGAGATAACTAACTTTTAATCTGTGGTTTCATCAAAAGCAATTATCGGTTATCAGGTATTCGTTTTCATAATACGGGTAACCTTAGGTCTAACATCAAGTTGTTGCGAGTAaacgtttttatgtttttcggaggttcagacttcagataaTAGGTAAAAAAGACACCAGTCAGCTGATCAAGTTTTGCACATAACGCATGTAATAtgtacgttatttttttttcaatgtttgtgaaaaaaatgttttgtttttgttataagttatgcgtaataggtatctatgtcCATTGTCCATTATA from the Acyrthosiphon pisum isolate AL4f chromosome X, pea_aphid_22Mar2018_4r6ur, whole genome shotgun sequence genome contains:
- the LOC103309649 gene encoding uncharacterized protein LOC103309649, yielding MRYFDWRYFHRSLTGGGWSARTEAIMLTKGRAFNPPRLSIGDHLIALNKKLRHLNVILDTRLSFDKHVVTKNVAASAVALSRIMPKISGPCQWKSRLLGSMVKSLLLYGTPPPFGQLPLAPQRKNLGHRRG